In Candidatus Sedimenticola sp. (ex Thyasira tokunagai), the following proteins share a genomic window:
- a CDS encoding OsmC family protein, whose translation MEIKVTLKGGKRVETQIGDHTIMTDQPVKSGGDNAAPAPYDLFLASIGTCAGFYVQAYCDSKGIDSSEIDITLSMRRDPATKHINGFVTTIHLPPDLPQKLHAVLKKVAQQCAVKKTIMSNPEFIVETVTKTD comes from the coding sequence ATGGAAATAAAAGTTACGCTGAAAGGCGGCAAGCGGGTCGAAACACAGATCGGCGATCACACGATCATGACCGACCAGCCGGTAAAGAGCGGTGGCGATAATGCAGCACCCGCACCTTATGATCTTTTCCTGGCCTCAATAGGCACTTGCGCGGGTTTCTATGTTCAGGCTTACTGCGACAGTAAGGGCATTGACTCGTCAGAAATCGACATCACCCTGAGCATGCGGCGTGACCCAGCCACCAAGCATATCAACGGATTCGTCACGACCATTCACCTCCCTCCCGACCTGCCGCAAAAGCTGCACGCGGTACTGAAAAAAGTCGCTCAGCAGTGTGCTGTCAAAAAAACCATCATGAGCAATCCAGAATTCATCGTGGAAACGGTTACCAAGACGGATTGA
- a CDS encoding asparaginase domain-containing protein produces MKIKIYTTGGTIDKVYFDQKSEYQVGDPQAIGVLERANVVLDYEVESIIRKDSLDFTDEDRELIREKVESTLLERVVITHGTDTMIDTAKALRNILGKTIVMTGSMYPAQFRDSDAVFNIGCAVTAVQILVPGVYIAMNGRIFKPHQACKNVELNRFEEKII; encoded by the coding sequence ATGAAAATCAAAATTTACACTACGGGTGGTACTATCGATAAGGTCTACTTTGACCAGAAATCTGAATATCAGGTTGGAGATCCACAAGCTATCGGAGTTTTGGAGCGGGCTAATGTTGTTCTGGATTACGAGGTTGAATCTATTATTAGAAAAGACAGCCTCGACTTCACAGATGAAGACCGTGAGCTGATAAGGGAGAAAGTGGAGTCTACTCTATTGGAAAGAGTTGTTATCACTCACGGCACTGATACGATGATTGATACCGCAAAGGCGCTTAGGAATATTTTAGGCAAAACTATCGTAATGACTGGCTCAATGTATCCCGCCCAATTCCGAGATAGCGATGCGGTCTTTAACATAGGATGCGCCGTCACTGCGGTTCAGATTCTTGTACCCGGTGTCTATATAGCAATGAATGGTCGTATTTTCAAACCGCATCAGGCCTGCAAAAATGTAGAATTGAATAGATTTGAAGAGAAAATCATATAA
- a CDS encoding TRAP transporter large permease subunit, which translates to MVLTGLLLLLLALLGAPLFTIIAASAMLGFYSSEVDLSVVAIEFFRIAEMPILLAIPLFTFAGYLLGESKAPQRLVRLTHALLGWMPGGLAIVSLIACALFTAFTGASGVTIVALGALLYPALTQSGYKENFGLGLVTTSGSLGLLFAPALPLILYAVIAQQLGIGGGITVNAMFLAGILPGLLMLALLSLWSIYSSRGQEVIPFNRSEALTAARDAGWEIPLPLLVLGGIYSGLFAISEAAAVTVLYLFIVEVLIKREISLRQLPKVMRQSMIMVGGILVILGLSLASTNYLIDAEVPARLFETLQSLVSNKLTFLILLNIFLLALGTLLDIFSALVLMLPLLLPIAIGYGVDPVHLGIIFLANMQIGYFTPPVGMNLFIASYRFNKPVMQLYRATLPWFLILLVAVLIITYWPGLSLWLPGRS; encoded by the coding sequence ATGGTGCTCACCGGGCTTCTGCTACTGCTTCTGGCGCTGCTGGGGGCGCCCCTGTTTACCATCATCGCCGCCAGTGCCATGCTCGGCTTCTATAGCTCCGAGGTGGATCTCTCTGTTGTCGCTATCGAGTTCTTTCGCATCGCCGAGATGCCCATCCTGCTTGCCATCCCACTCTTCACCTTTGCCGGCTATCTCCTGGGTGAGAGCAAGGCGCCTCAGCGCCTGGTACGGCTCACCCATGCACTGCTCGGTTGGATGCCCGGTGGATTGGCCATCGTCTCGCTGATCGCCTGCGCGCTCTTCACTGCCTTTACCGGTGCATCCGGTGTCACCATCGTCGCCTTGGGGGCACTGCTCTATCCTGCACTCACTCAGTCCGGCTACAAGGAGAACTTTGGGCTCGGTCTGGTCACCACCTCGGGCAGCCTCGGCCTGCTTTTTGCCCCGGCACTGCCGTTGATCCTCTATGCGGTGATCGCACAGCAGTTGGGAATTGGTGGTGGCATCACGGTGAACGCTATGTTCCTTGCAGGCATACTGCCGGGGTTGCTGATGTTGGCACTGCTCTCCCTCTGGAGCATCTACAGCAGCCGTGGACAAGAGGTCATACCCTTCAACAGATCAGAGGCCCTGACAGCAGCTAGGGATGCTGGGTGGGAGATACCTCTACCACTCCTGGTGCTGGGAGGTATCTACAGCGGCCTCTTTGCCATCTCCGAGGCGGCGGCCGTCACTGTGCTCTATCTCTTTATTGTGGAGGTGTTGATCAAGCGCGAGATCAGTCTCAGGCAACTGCCCAAGGTGATGCGTCAATCGATGATCATGGTTGGCGGCATACTGGTTATTCTCGGTCTCTCACTTGCCTCTACCAACTATCTGATTGATGCTGAAGTGCCTGCCCGTCTGTTCGAGACGCTGCAGTCACTGGTCAGCAATAAACTCACCTTCCTGATTCTGCTCAATATCTTCCTGTTGGCTCTCGGCACATTGCTGGATATCTTCTCCGCCCTGGTGTTGATGCTACCCCTGCTGCTACCTATAGCCATCGGCTATGGCGTTGACCCGGTACATCTCGGTATCATCTTCCTTGCCAACATGCAGATCGGCTACTTCACGCCACCTGTGGGGATGAACCTCTTTATTGCAAGCTACCGTTTCAACAAACCGGTAATGCAGCTCTACCGGGCCACCTTGCCCTGGTTTCTGATCCTGCTTGTCGCCGTACTTATTATCACTTACTGGCCCGGCCTCTCCCTGTGGCTGCCGGGCAGGAGCTAA
- a CDS encoding TRAP transporter small permease — protein MKRLTRLLTIIEDGLLVILLTAMILLAGAQIFLRNFFDSGFIWADPSLRILVLWVGLLGAMVATRNSRHISIDVISHYLTDGHKAWINRLTDGFAAIVCLLVSWHGVRFVLFEMEEGAILFLNIPAWLCELIIPIGFVVMGLRFLLHSLQGRPEKEPLS, from the coding sequence ATGAAACGGCTGACACGACTACTCACCATCATCGAAGATGGCCTGTTGGTGATACTGCTTACGGCGATGATACTGCTTGCCGGTGCACAAATTTTTCTACGCAATTTCTTCGATTCCGGTTTTATCTGGGCCGATCCCTCTCTACGTATTCTGGTCCTCTGGGTAGGACTTCTGGGAGCTATGGTTGCCACCCGTAACAGCCGGCACATAAGCATCGATGTTATCAGCCACTATCTGACGGATGGGCATAAGGCGTGGATCAACCGCCTTACCGACGGCTTCGCCGCTATCGTCTGCCTGCTGGTCAGCTGGCATGGGGTGCGCTTTGTTCTTTTCGAGATGGAAGAGGGTGCCATACTCTTTCTCAATATTCCCGCCTGGCTGTGCGAACTGATTATTCCTATCGGCTTTGTCGTCATGGGCCTGCGTTTTCTACTCCATAGCCTGCAAGGCCGACCGGAGAAGGAGCCGTTGTCATGA
- the dctP gene encoding TRAP transporter substrate-binding protein DctP, whose product MTSSNHYHLLVGIALMLSTLISPQVQATKLKIATLVPDGTYWMKSMRQAAKVIDEKTEGRVKLRFYPGGVMGNDKSLMRKIRVGQLHGGAITGGGLAAINPDLNLYSLPFLFRSYEEVDHVRQSMDPQIEAGLKKRGFISYGLSEGGFAYLMSNSRLNNLADLQQQKVWAPEGDPISQHAFKAVGVSPISLPLTDVLTGLQTGLINTVGTSPIGAITLQWHTRIKHLTDIPLLYLYASLVIHEKALKKLSNGDRETLEQELRDVFRKINTQNRKDNINARQALKNQGIQFNTPALDDMDKWRAATDRAVEVLGDNGSYSKALFSRMQKLLSEFRQ is encoded by the coding sequence ATGACTTCTTCTAATCATTATCATCTGCTTGTGGGGATTGCACTGATGCTTTCCACGCTGATCTCACCCCAGGTTCAGGCAACCAAACTGAAGATTGCGACACTGGTTCCTGACGGCACCTACTGGATGAAGAGTATGCGTCAGGCTGCAAAAGTGATCGATGAGAAGACAGAGGGGCGGGTCAAACTGCGTTTCTACCCCGGTGGGGTGATGGGTAATGATAAGAGTTTGATGCGTAAGATCCGTGTCGGTCAGCTCCACGGTGGGGCGATCACCGGTGGTGGTCTGGCGGCGATCAATCCCGATCTCAATCTCTACAGCCTGCCCTTTCTCTTCCGCTCTTATGAAGAGGTTGATCATGTACGTCAATCGATGGATCCGCAGATTGAAGCGGGTCTTAAAAAACGGGGTTTCATCAGTTACGGGCTTAGTGAAGGAGGCTTTGCCTATCTGATGTCAAACAGCCGGCTCAATAACCTGGCTGACCTGCAACAACAGAAAGTATGGGCACCTGAGGGCGATCCCATCAGTCAACACGCTTTTAAGGCAGTGGGTGTCTCACCCATTTCACTGCCGCTGACCGATGTCCTCACCGGCCTTCAGACCGGCCTGATCAATACTGTGGGCACATCACCTATCGGTGCCATTACCCTGCAGTGGCATACACGCATTAAGCATCTTACCGATATTCCTCTGCTCTATCTCTATGCCAGTCTGGTGATTCATGAGAAGGCCCTTAAGAAACTATCCAATGGTGATCGTGAGACCCTTGAGCAGGAGTTGCGTGATGTTTTCCGCAAGATCAATACTCAGAATCGAAAAGATAATATCAACGCCCGTCAGGCGCTGAAAAATCAGGGTATTCAATTCAACACCCCTGCACTGGATGATATGGATAAGTGGCGGGCAGCCACAGATAGGGCCGTCGAAGTGCTGGGTGATAACGGCTCCTACTCCAAAGCGCTATTCAGCAGGATGCAGAAGTTGCTGAGTGAGTTCAGGCAGTAA
- a CDS encoding TRAP transporter TatT component family protein produces MIIGSTLRTLVTALLLVSVAGCASFATQRMADNLASAMLNQDDPDTVRAGAPAYLLLLDSLIEASPDDTDMLIAGANLYGAYASGLIEDPVRGKRLSSRALNYARKAMCGKEPRFCSLEHAPFDDFIPAVNTLDPAHIKSIYAYASSWAGWIRAHSDDWNAIADLPRVEMLLQWVVDSDSAHAKGRAQLYLGIMHSQLPPQLGGKPETGRLHFEQAIVYSSGRDLIIKVEYARSYARLVFDQALHDRLLQEVIAADPLVHDLTLSNTIAQRRAKELLADDFF; encoded by the coding sequence ATGATTATCGGTTCAACACTACGCACTCTAGTGACAGCGTTGCTGCTGGTCTCTGTGGCGGGCTGTGCCTCCTTTGCCACTCAGCGCATGGCCGACAATCTGGCAAGCGCGATGCTGAACCAGGATGACCCCGATACCGTGCGGGCCGGTGCCCCCGCCTATCTGCTGTTGCTCGACAGCCTGATCGAAGCCTCCCCGGATGATACCGACATGCTCATCGCCGGGGCCAACCTCTACGGTGCCTACGCCTCCGGGTTGATCGAAGATCCTGTACGCGGTAAGCGTTTGAGCAGTCGTGCCCTCAACTACGCCCGCAAGGCGATGTGTGGCAAAGAGCCCAGGTTCTGCAGTCTGGAGCATGCCCCTTTTGATGACTTTATCCCAGCCGTTAACACCCTCGATCCTGCCCATATCAAATCGATCTACGCCTACGCCTCCAGTTGGGCGGGGTGGATCAGGGCTCACAGCGATGACTGGAATGCTATCGCCGATCTACCCAGGGTCGAGATGTTATTGCAGTGGGTGGTGGATAGTGATTCCGCCCATGCCAAAGGGCGTGCCCAGCTCTATCTCGGTATCATGCATTCTCAGCTTCCCCCACAATTGGGTGGCAAGCCGGAAACCGGACGTCTCCATTTTGAACAGGCTATTGTCTATTCCAGCGGCAGAGATCTGATCATCAAGGTGGAGTATGCCCGCAGCTATGCCCGCCTGGTGTTTGATCAGGCACTCCACGACCGCCTGCTGCAAGAGGTTATCGCAGCCGACCCTCTGGTTCATGATCTCACCCTGAGTAATACCATCGCCCAACGTCGTGCCAAGGAGTTGCTTGCTGATGACTTCTTCTAA
- a CDS encoding AAA family ATPase, whose amino-acid sequence MRILAIRGENLASLAGEFELALEQPPLAHAGLFVITGHTGAGKSTLLDALCLALFDRMPRLPTAHGVAIGRADEEETLRVKSNDVGSILRRGTGSGYAEVDFRGTDGVIYRSRWEVRRARNRAGGRLQPQTITLTDLASGQVIGERKGETLKAISERLGLTFDQFRRSVLLAQGDFAAFLKATANDRSSLLERITGTGLYTELSKAAFERASEETTRLRELESRLEGVVPFAEEKRGALEADKLQLEEERKGQLSETKRLQDVFDWYRQSDALGIEVQSAESNLKQATVDWEAAAPRLEVLRQVEQVQSLRGTFDACLRAENEWAEATNQLADSKASEAGGKIEKSQTEERLKLLSDKLLIAEETLKQAQPDLAKCRQLETRIEAQINTLEARRGEHQSAQKGHVTAGQSLGRQQQALEEQRRQKQQTDDWLASHQAYAALADEWGRWEAELERYTKLNGALQQTEKARLQLQERVTEGETTLEQQCQAYLQAEAKLEQATATLKTLERQRGTYSLKSLQSERESLELQQDGVRQGSELIQGSTVARQELQDARDDLEKARQDSLHHQQQAEDATRQLEISGQVLDEVKRARDIAALAQGEHAESLRAMLKEGEHCPVCGSKEHPWTILESAFDQQLESLSRRLDELEEQRDGLIKQQATSRSQQQQAGATAETLQKRIAGAETQELETVEAWQALAFSGKPEGALNDGAVRSAIETLAQTTDQQLKRVKGEEQKGMALQQEVDGERRQLEALQQTEREALNQRSGMEADLRRSQEQHGRLEERWVEQQQQLVTVEELLATPLEKIDRWEERLTTDPSAFTALCQTEIDTWQRQHQSHSELAEQIRQTEGELATAAVTCQHAEAELERRQAALMTEQTAMESMQQARGQLFAGESVTSVEKKLDGAVTEARQQQEEVQQQLNTLATKLAAAEEGVVHWQQAVKRRKEQQQMLEQELEQGLSRRELTRPQLQQLLSREESWLTGEQLAIAALKDKLEHCRTLVGERQQRLTAHEQGRPQEAREKAIEAVEAVNTQLEATWQELVSTLTELKQDDDRRRSSSELQLQLQQQQQQWQLWAGLSELIGSHDGKKFRTFAQSLTLDSLLGYANAHLLDLARRYRLERVPGSDLELQVIDTDMGDEVRSVHSLSGGESFLVSLALALGLASLSSSTTQVESLFIDEGFGSLDQETLEIAIDSLDTLQSLGRKVGVISHVPMLVEQIGVRVAVEKLGGGRSRVVTLGNP is encoded by the coding sequence ATGCGCATATTGGCGATACGGGGGGAGAACCTGGCCAGCCTTGCCGGCGAGTTTGAGCTGGCGCTGGAACAACCACCGCTGGCCCACGCCGGTCTATTTGTTATCACCGGCCATACCGGTGCCGGTAAAAGCACCCTTCTTGATGCTCTCTGTCTGGCGCTGTTCGATAGAATGCCGCGGCTGCCAACGGCTCATGGTGTCGCCATCGGTCGAGCCGATGAGGAAGAGACGCTGCGGGTAAAGAGCAACGATGTCGGCTCTATCCTTCGTCGTGGCACCGGCAGTGGTTATGCCGAGGTCGATTTTCGTGGTACCGATGGCGTGATCTATCGCAGCCGTTGGGAGGTGAGGCGCGCCCGCAACAGGGCGGGGGGGCGGCTGCAGCCACAGACCATAACGCTCACTGATCTGGCGTCCGGTCAGGTGATCGGGGAGAGAAAAGGCGAGACGCTAAAAGCGATCAGCGAACGACTCGGCCTCACCTTTGACCAATTCCGTCGCTCCGTCCTGCTTGCCCAGGGTGATTTTGCCGCCTTTCTCAAGGCCACCGCCAATGATCGTTCGAGTCTACTGGAACGGATCACCGGCACCGGTCTCTATACCGAACTCTCAAAGGCCGCCTTTGAACGTGCCTCCGAAGAGACCACTCGACTGCGCGAACTGGAGAGTCGGCTTGAGGGCGTTGTCCCGTTCGCTGAAGAGAAGAGAGGCGCTCTTGAAGCAGATAAGCTGCAGCTGGAGGAGGAGCGGAAGGGGCAGCTCAGTGAGACCAAACGGTTGCAGGACGTGTTCGATTGGTACCGACAGTCAGATGCGCTCGGGATTGAGGTGCAGAGTGCAGAGAGCAATTTGAAGCAGGCGACAGTTGACTGGGAAGCTGCAGCCCCCCGCCTGGAAGTGCTGCGCCAGGTGGAGCAGGTGCAATCCCTACGAGGCACCTTTGATGCTTGCTTGAGGGCGGAGAATGAGTGGGCGGAAGCGACAAACCAGCTGGCTGATTCCAAGGCATCGGAGGCCGGCGGCAAAATAGAGAAGAGCCAGACAGAGGAGCGCCTGAAACTACTCTCTGACAAACTGCTGATAGCGGAAGAGACGCTGAAACAGGCGCAACCCGACCTCGCAAAGTGTCGTCAACTGGAAACCCGCATCGAGGCTCAGATAAACACACTAGAGGCCAGACGGGGAGAGCATCAGAGCGCGCAGAAGGGGCATGTCACTGCCGGACAATCCTTGGGCCGTCAGCAGCAGGCTCTGGAGGAACAGCGCCGACAGAAGCAACAGACGGATGATTGGCTGGCTTCCCACCAGGCCTATGCAGCCCTTGCCGATGAGTGGGGGCGCTGGGAGGCGGAGCTGGAACGCTACACAAAGCTGAATGGCGCCCTGCAGCAGACAGAGAAGGCGCGGCTGCAGTTGCAGGAGCGTGTCACTGAAGGTGAGACGACACTGGAGCAGCAATGTCAGGCATACCTGCAGGCCGAAGCGAAGCTTGAGCAGGCCACGGCAACCCTGAAAACGCTGGAGCGGCAGCGGGGCACTTACTCTCTGAAAAGCCTCCAGAGTGAGCGTGAATCCCTTGAGTTGCAACAGGACGGGGTGCGACAAGGCAGTGAGTTGATACAAGGCTCCACCGTCGCCCGGCAGGAATTGCAGGATGCCAGAGACGATTTGGAGAAGGCACGCCAAGACTCCCTTCATCATCAACAGCAGGCAGAGGATGCAACACGGCAACTGGAGATCAGTGGCCAAGTCCTGGATGAGGTGAAGCGTGCCCGGGATATTGCTGCTCTCGCCCAAGGTGAACATGCGGAGTCACTGCGCGCCATGCTCAAGGAGGGAGAGCACTGCCCGGTATGTGGTTCAAAGGAACACCCCTGGACCATACTGGAGAGTGCCTTTGATCAGCAGTTGGAGAGCCTTAGTCGGCGGTTGGATGAACTGGAAGAGCAGAGGGACGGACTGATCAAGCAGCAGGCGACCAGCCGTAGTCAACAACAGCAAGCCGGCGCCACAGCAGAGACTCTTCAAAAACGTATCGCCGGTGCGGAGACCCAAGAGCTGGAGACGGTTGAGGCCTGGCAGGCCCTGGCCTTTAGTGGCAAGCCCGAGGGCGCATTGAATGATGGGGCGGTCAGGAGCGCAATAGAGACCCTTGCGCAGACCACTGATCAGCAGCTCAAGAGAGTAAAGGGAGAAGAGCAGAAAGGAATGGCGCTGCAGCAGGAGGTGGATGGAGAACGCCGGCAACTGGAGGCCTTGCAGCAGACGGAGAGAGAGGCGCTTAATCAGCGAAGCGGAATGGAGGCGGATCTGCGTCGGTCGCAGGAGCAACATGGTCGCCTTGAAGAGAGGTGGGTGGAGCAGCAACAGCAGCTGGTGACGGTCGAGGAACTGCTTGCTACTCCACTGGAAAAAATCGACCGGTGGGAGGAGCGGCTGACTACCGATCCCTCCGCCTTTACCGCTTTATGCCAAACAGAGATTGATACCTGGCAGCGGCAGCATCAGAGCCACAGCGAGCTTGCCGAACAGATACGGCAGACAGAGGGTGAGTTGGCTACTGCCGCCGTTACCTGTCAGCATGCTGAGGCCGAACTGGAGCGTAGACAAGCCGCCCTGATGACTGAGCAGACAGCAATGGAGTCAATGCAGCAGGCACGTGGTCAGCTGTTTGCAGGTGAGTCGGTGACTAGTGTAGAGAAAAAATTGGATGGTGCCGTAACCGAAGCCCGTCAACAACAAGAAGAGGTACAGCAACAACTCAATACCCTTGCTACCAAGTTGGCGGCGGCAGAAGAGGGTGTGGTGCACTGGCAGCAGGCAGTGAAACGCCGGAAAGAGCAGCAGCAGATGCTGGAGCAGGAGCTGGAGCAAGGATTGAGCCGACGAGAACTGACCCGGCCACAGCTGCAACAGCTGCTCAGCCGGGAGGAGTCTTGGCTGACAGGTGAGCAGCTGGCAATTGCTGCACTAAAGGATAAGCTGGAGCACTGCCGCACTCTGGTAGGTGAGCGCCAACAGCGCCTTACGGCCCATGAGCAAGGTAGACCGCAAGAGGCCCGGGAAAAAGCGATAGAAGCGGTTGAAGCCGTCAATACCCAGCTGGAGGCAACGTGGCAGGAGCTTGTCTCCACCCTGACTGAGCTCAAACAGGATGATGACAGACGCCGCTCATCCAGTGAGTTGCAGCTTCAGTTACAGCAGCAACAGCAGCAGTGGCAGCTATGGGCTGGATTGAGCGAGCTGATCGGCTCCCATGACGGCAAGAAATTCCGTACCTTTGCCCAGAGCCTCACCCTCGACTCACTGCTCGGTTATGCCAATGCCCATCTCCTCGATCTTGCCCGTCGCTACCGTCTGGAACGGGTGCCGGGGAGTGATCTCGAACTGCAGGTGATCGATACCGATATGGGTGATGAGGTGCGCAGTGTACACAGCCTCTCCGGTGGCGAGAGCTTTCTTGTCTCCCTGGCGTTGGCGCTGGGTCTGGCATCGCTCTCCTCCAGCACCACCCAGGTGGAGTCGCTGTTTATCGATGAGGGTTTCGGCAGCCTCGATCAGGAGACCCTCGAAATCGCCATCGACAGCCTCGACACCCTGCAATCCCTCGGCCGCAAGGTCGGTGTCATCTCTCATGTGCCGATGCTGGTGGAGCAAATCGGTGTCAGGGTGGCGGTGGAGAAGCTCGGTGGCGGCAGGAGCCGGGTGGTGACCCTGGGAAATCCTTAG
- a CDS encoding exonuclease SbcCD subunit D C-terminal domain-containing protein, producing MLRIIHTADWHLGHTLHGVSRHYEHEKFLDWLLERMEERQIDALIVAGDIFDSANPPTAALSLFYRFLVEAKRRLPSIDLVLTGGNHDSPSRLEAPSPILDALGVTVIGGIGQNGSAAPDYQRLLIPLTNRDGETEAWCLAMPFLRNADLPNLEDETLDPFIEGVRSRYDDLLALALEHRGESQGLVVTGHCYMVGGELSEMSERRILGGNQHALPVNIFGEAVVYAALGHLHLAQRVGGHEHIRYSGSPIPLSLSEVNYAHQVVELEMVAGKVSRIEPLKIPRKVDILRIPQGGAAPLDQVVTALGELKLDHGMSHHSYPFLEVRVLLERPEPALRRQIEEAITDLPLRLLKVTIEYSGSGGSLADKQSETRLEELQPEQVFLQCYRRSHDEPPPQLLLDCFHQLLESVQTEEG from the coding sequence ATGCTGCGCATTATCCATACTGCTGATTGGCACTTGGGGCATACCCTCCACGGGGTCTCCCGCCACTACGAGCACGAAAAATTTCTCGACTGGCTGCTCGAGCGGATGGAAGAGCGTCAGATAGACGCACTTATCGTCGCCGGTGATATTTTCGACTCCGCCAACCCACCGACGGCGGCACTCTCTCTCTTCTACCGTTTTCTGGTAGAGGCAAAGCGGCGACTCCCCTCTATCGACCTGGTGCTGACGGGGGGTAACCACGATTCACCCTCCCGGCTGGAGGCGCCAAGCCCTATTCTCGATGCTCTCGGTGTGACGGTCATTGGCGGCATCGGGCAGAACGGGAGTGCAGCACCGGACTATCAGCGACTGCTGATCCCGCTGACCAACCGTGATGGTGAGACAGAGGCCTGGTGTCTGGCGATGCCTTTTCTGCGCAATGCCGATCTTCCCAATCTGGAGGACGAAACGCTCGACCCCTTTATCGAAGGGGTGCGCAGCCGCTATGACGATCTTCTGGCGCTGGCACTCGAACATCGTGGTGAGAGCCAGGGGCTGGTGGTTACCGGCCACTGCTACATGGTCGGTGGTGAACTCTCTGAGATGAGTGAGCGGCGCATCCTCGGTGGCAACCAACACGCTCTGCCGGTGAATATCTTTGGTGAAGCGGTTGTCTATGCCGCCCTCGGCCACCTCCATCTTGCTCAGCGAGTCGGGGGGCACGAGCATATCCGTTATAGCGGCTCGCCTATTCCCCTCTCTCTCAGTGAAGTGAACTACGCTCATCAGGTGGTCGAGCTGGAGATGGTGGCGGGCAAGGTCAGCCGTATCGAACCGCTGAAAATCCCACGTAAAGTGGATATTTTGCGAATCCCCCAAGGGGGGGCGGCACCACTGGATCAGGTGGTAACAGCACTGGGAGAGCTAAAGCTTGATCATGGGATGTCTCATCATAGCTACCCGTTTCTAGAGGTACGAGTGCTGCTGGAGAGGCCTGAGCCAGCCTTGCGCCGTCAAATTGAGGAGGCGATCACCGACCTGCCGTTGCGTCTGCTGAAGGTGACTATTGAATACAGCGGCAGCGGCGGCAGCTTGGCTGATAAGCAATCCGAAACACGTCTAGAAGAGCTGCAGCCGGAGCAGGTCTTTCTTCAGTGTTACCGGCGTAGCCACGATGAACCGCCGCCCCAATTGCTGCTGGACTGTTTTCATCAGCTCCTAGAGTCCGTTCAGACGGAGGAGGGCTGA
- a CDS encoding SCO family protein — translation MRRKSTNISPVRKLALFFIALIALYGGYYWGNRHVPINQGLQLIHLLQAPQKITPFELTGPGNTPFTAADLTGHWSLLFLGYTGDESDSPHQLTLATRILNRLAVQPKIQSSTDFILLTVDPLRDNHKKLASFVGHYSTDFIALTGEDQQIRGLASQLGMKYRQQMGENGGYRIIHSSSMALINPRGELVGLFTGRVDASNIASDIQQLADSYQ, via the coding sequence ATGCGCCGAAAATCGACTAACATTTCGCCAGTCCGTAAGCTGGCGCTTTTCTTCATAGCCCTAATAGCCCTCTATGGTGGTTATTATTGGGGAAATCGGCATGTCCCGATCAATCAGGGACTACAGTTGATTCATCTGCTGCAAGCACCGCAGAAGATCACACCATTTGAGCTGACCGGTCCCGGTAACACTCCCTTCACTGCCGCCGATCTCACTGGCCACTGGAGCCTGCTGTTCCTTGGCTACACCGGTGACGAGAGCGACAGCCCACACCAGCTCACCCTTGCCACCCGCATTCTCAACCGCCTGGCGGTGCAACCCAAAATTCAAAGCAGCACTGATTTTATTCTGCTGACAGTCGACCCGCTACGGGACAACCACAAGAAGCTGGCAAGCTTTGTCGGCCACTACAGCACTGACTTTATTGCTCTGACAGGAGAGGACCAGCAGATAAGAGGGCTCGCATCTCAGCTGGGCATGAAATACCGGCAACAAATGGGAGAGAATGGCGGCTACCGCATCATCCACAGCAGCAGCATGGCGCTGATCAACCCCAGAGGAGAACTGGTAGGGCTATTTACCGGAAGGGTGGATGCCAGTAATATCGCCTCGGACATACAACAACTTGCGGACAGTTACCAGTAA